Within the Chromobacterium paludis genome, the region CCGGCAAGTCAGGCCAAGCCAGCGGACCATTCTGATGATAAGCCCCATTTTCGTGATACCAGCGCTGCATGTAATGGCTGTTCTCCAGAAGAGCCGCTTTGGCCTCTTCCAGACGGGCCCGCTGCAGATATTGCTGGTAGCCCGGCACCGCCAGCGATAACAGGAGGGCCGCCACGGCGAGGCCGATCATCAGCTCCAGCAAAGTAAAACCACCGGTACGCATTGGCTTCATCTCCCCTTCTCCGTCCAGCCGAGCCTATGCCCCAGGCCGGCGCCATCCACCCGATACCAGCTCTGCAAGGTCACCACGCTGTAGCGGCTGCGCCCCCAGGCTCGCACCGTAACCCGATACAAGCGGGCAGGCGCCCCGGCCGCGGCGCCAAAACGCGGATCAATCAACTCCACCACGAAGCGCGGATTGGCCCAGACCAGGCGGCCACTGCGCACGCCCTGCGGGCATTGCCACTGCGGCAGGGAAGGTTCCAACGGGTATTCCCGGCTGTTGCCGCAAGGGTGCAACAGGGGCACGCCGCCATGGGCCTGCTTTTCCGGCGGCATCGTGGGCTCGCACATGCCCTTGCCATGGCTGCCGTGGCAGTTGGGCGCAAACGGCGCGCCATGCCCGTACAGCTTAGCCGGCTCATCCGCCAGGCTCGCCATATCGCTCAGGCCATCCCATTGCCTGATCCATCGCTCCGCGCCGCTCAAGGCCTGATGCGCCACCACCTCCGTCCGGCTACGCTCCTGCGCGTTGACGGTCGAGGCGCGCGCGCTCAAGATCAGCTGCGCCGACGACAACACCAGCATGGCCAGCAGCGACAGCAAAGCCATGATCATCAGCAAACTGCCGCCGGCTTGCGATCTGCTCCTCATGTCTCGCCTCCACAGCCCAATGGCGTCAAAGCCTGCTCCCGGCTCAGCACCTCGGCCGTTGCTTGATCGGCACGCGGCCGCCACGCCAACTCCAAGCGCGCGCCGCCCACTCTCTTCGCCGTTTCCGCCGTCAATGCCGATGGGGCCAGCCACCGCCAGCCATCGCCATCCGCGCAGCCGGCGCGAACCTGCAACAGCAATTTGATCCCGGCCACGCCGTCGAGCAGAACCCGCGGCTCTCCCGCGCTCAAGCCGCCCAACCGCTCCCAAACCCGCAACCGGCCGCCGCTCAGCTGGTAATGACGCTCCAGCGGCAGCCACAGCTGCAACGACGGGGCATGCAGGCCCTCGGCCTGGTCCGTTGCCTGCACCAGCAGGGGCGGCGTCAACTGCAGGCTGGGCGAGCCGCTCCCGCCCAGCCATTGCGCCGAGGCCGCCGTCAGCGCCACCATCCCCGCGCAGCTGCTCAGCACGCTCTGCGGCCAAGCGGCGGCGCCCGCCTGCGCTTCCGGCAAGAGCGCCATGCTGCTCAGCTTGTGTTGCGCATCCAGCGCCAGTTGGCCATGCGCCAGATGGCGGCCGGGCAGGCTCAATGTCCAATGTCCGTCTGCGAAATCCTGGGCCGTCCAGAGCTGGCTCACGCAGCCGAAACGACGGTGACGCGCCACATCCCTCGCCAGCAGACGCAAGGCCCAGGCCGCCTGCTGGCGGCGCTCCAGCATCCTGGCGGCGCTTCGCGCCGACTGATCCGCCTGAGCCAGCGAGGACAAGGCCCAAGCCGTCACCAGCGCGCCCAGGGCGGTCGCCAGCAGCATGCCCAGCAGCAGCGAACCGCGCTGCCGGCTAGGGACGCAAGAGCCAGACATCGGCATGCTCCTGCCAAGACCGGCCATGACGGCTGCGCCAGACCACCCGGATCGAGACGGGCCCGGCCGCGCCGCAGCCTGGCTTGGCCTGCGTAGGCAGCGTTTTGACGTCGCCGCGGCACACCACGCCCCTGGCCTGCTCCGCCATGCTGGAGCGATTGCGCAACGCCTGCTTGAAACGGGACAGATCAGCCTCCGCCTGCCGCGCCGGATCGCACTGGAGCGGGCAATCCGGCGAGGCGGCATGGTCGTCGTAAGCGGTTTCCAGATAGTGTACCCAGTGACTCTCCGGCCGCGCCTGAATGGCCTGGGCCAGATTTTCCACCGCCGCATCGATGTGGCTGCGCAACGCCGCCTCTCGCGCATCCTGCAAGGCTCGGGCCTGCACGCCGGCCAGCGCGAGCAGGGCCACTAGCCAGATGGCCAATGCCACCATGGTTTCCAGCAGGCTGAACCCCCGCTCAGGCGCAAGCATCGTCCACACTCCCCAGGCTGGCGCGGCCATCCGCCGCGATGCTCACCAGCAGGCATTGATCGCCGGCGCGCAGCCGGAATGCGACGCCCGCCTCCGGCTGCAATTGCCCGTCGGGCAACCAGACCAGTTGCGCCACCGGCGCCCAGACCTGGACGCGCGGATCGAATATCGCCAGCTTCAGCCGTTCGCCCCCATCGTAAGCGGCGTTGTCCGCGCCGTGATCCGCGTAGACCAGCCCGCCCTCCCCCCAGCGCTGGCTCGCGCCCGGCTGCGAGGCCTGACAGCCTTGCAGCTCCAGATTCTTCTTCAAGTTGGCCGCGCACAGATAAACCGGTTGATTGCGGCGCAGCGCCTCGCCGCGGGCATGCTGGACGCTGCCAAGCAGCAACAGGCCATGGCCTTGCAAGCGCTGCCTGTCCAGCGCCCGGCCCAGCGTCGGCACCGCCAGCGCGCAAAGAATGGCCGCAATGCTCACCGTGGACAGCAGCTCCAGCAGTGTGATGCCGGCCTGGCCATTCGCCCCCATATGCGCCTCTCCGCTTTTGAACGAGTTCCCAGTCTGGAAAAGCCGCTTGGCCATGCCAAGCCGCTCCTGTCCAAAAGCCGGAATGCCCGCCGCCGCCGCCAGACCTTAGTGCAGGCGACACGGACCGGCGATGTGAAAACGGCGCCTTGCGGCGCCGTTTCGTCATCCGTCTGCCGGTCGACTCAGTGAGCCGCCTCCCAGCTGTCGCCGGCCCCGACCTCGGCCAGCAGCGGCACTTTCAGTTCGGCAGCGCCGGCCATGATTTCCGGCAGGCGACGCTTGACCCGATCCAGCTCGGCCTGCGGCACTTCCAGCACCAGTTCGTCGTGTACTTGCATGATCAGCTTGCTTTGCAGGCTGTCGCCCTCCAGCCAGTTTTGCACCGCGATCATCGCCAGCTTGATCAAATCGGCCGCCGTGCCCTGCATCGGCGCGTTGATCGCCGCGCGCTCGGCGCCGGCGCGACGGGCCGGATTGGATAGTTTGATGTCCGGCAGATACAGACGACGGCCAAACACGGTTTCGACATAGCCCTGCTCGCGCGCCTTCTCGCGCGTGGTTTGCATGTACTCGGCCACGCCCGGGTAGCGCATGAAGTAGCGGTCGATGTACTGCTGGGCGGCGCTGCGCTCGATGTCGAGCTGAGCGGCGAGGCCAAACGCGCTCATGCCGTAGATCAGGCCGAAGTTGATCGCCTTGGCGGCGCGGCGCTGGTCCGATGTCACCGCGCCGAGATCTACGCCGAACACCTCCGCCGCGGTGGCGCGGTGGATGTCCTCGCCGCTGGCGAAAGCCTGCAGCATGCCTTCGTCGCCGGACAGGTGGGCCATGATGCGCAGCTCGATCTGCGAATAGTCGGCCGACACGATCTGCCAGCCGGCCGGCGCGATGAAGGCTTCGCGCACGCGGCGGCCCTCGGCGGTGCGCACCGGGATGTTCTGCAGATTGGGATCGTTGCTGGACAAACGGCCGGTGATCGCCACCGCCTGTGCATAAGTCGTGTGCACGCGGCCGGTCTGTGGATAAATCAGCGCGGGCAATTTATCGGTATACGTGGACTTCAGTTTGGCCAGCCCTCGGTATTCCAGAATGCGTTTGGGCAAGGGGTGGTCCAGCGCCAGCTGCTCCAGCACCGATTCATCGGTGGAATAGCCGCCGCTCGGCGTCTTCTTGACGCCCTTGGTGGGGATGGCCAGCTTGCCGAACAGGATTTCCTGCAGCTGCTTGGGCGAATTCAAATTGAAAGGCTGGCCGGCCAGCTCATACGCCTGCTGCTCCAGCTCCAGCATCTGGCTGCCCAGCTGGTGGCTCTGCGCGGCCAGCTTGTCGCGGTCGATCAGCACGCCATGCCGTTCCATCTTGAACAGCACCTCGGCCACCGGCAGCTCGATGTCGCGGTAGACCTTTTCCAGATCGCCGCTCAATTGGTTGGCGAAGTGCTGGTTCAAGCGCAGCGTGATGTCGGCGTCTTCGGCCGCGTAATTGGCGGCGATGTCGACGTCCACCTCGCCGAAGCCGATCTGCTTGGCGCCCTTGCCGCAGATGTCCTCGTAGCTGACGGTGTCCTCGCCCAGATGGCGGCGCGCCAGGTCGTCCATATTGTGGCGCTGGTGGCTTTCCAGCACGTAGGAGGCCAACATCGAATCATCGACGATGCCGCGCAGGGCGATGCCGTGGTTGGCCAGCACATGGCTGTCGTATTTCAGGTTTTGTCCGCACTTCTTCTTGTCCGCGTCCTCCAGCCACGGCTTGAGCCTGGCCAGGGCCGCGTCCAGCGGCAATTGTTCCGGCGCGCCGGCATAATGGTGCGCCAGCGGCAGATAGGCGGCGTGGCCTGCCTCCACCGAGAAGCTGACGCCGACGATGCGCGCCTGCATCGGATCCAAGCTGGTGGTTTCGGTGTCGAAGGACACCACCTTGGCCGCCGCCAGTTTTTCCAGCCAAGCGTCCAGCTGCGCTTCGTTCAATATGGTTTCGTAATGGCGCTCGATATTCGCGGCGCCGGAGGGCGCGACGGTGGCCGGCTCATCGGCGCCGCCGAACAGATCATTTTGCGCGGCCGGCGTATCCTCCTGCCTTTGAGCGATGGCCGGCATCTCCGAACCCTCGGTCACCTCGCGGTAGAAGGTGCGGAAGCCCAGGTCCAGGAACAGCTCGGCCAGCCGCGGCTTGTCCTTCTGGCCGTGCTGCAGGCCGGGCAAACCGTGCGGCAGGTCTGTCGTCAGATCCACCGCGCAATCGATGGTGATCAGCCGCTTGCCCATGGGCAGCCAGTCCAGCGCCGCGCGCAGGTTTTCGCCCACTTTGCCGCCCACGCTGTCGGCCTGGGCGACGATGGCGTCCAGGCTGCCGTACTGCTCCAGCCACTTGACCGCGGTCTTGGGCCCGCACTTGTCGACGCCGGGCACGTTATCCACCTTGTCGCCGATCAGGGTCAGGTAGTCGATGATGAGCGCAGGCGGCACGCCGAACTTCTCCTTGACGCCCGCCTCATCCAACAGCTCGTTGGTCATGGTGTTGACCAGGGTGATGTCCGGCGTCACCAGCTGGGCCATGTCCTTGTCGCCGGTGGAGACGATCACCTTCATGCCGGCTGCCGCCGCCGCGCGCGCCAGCGTGCCGATCACATCGTCCGCCTCCACCCCAGGCACCACCAGCATGGGCCAGCCGGAAGCTTGCACCACCTCATGGACCGCCGTAATCTGGGAAGCCAGCTCCTCGGGCATGGACGGGCGATTGGCCTTGTATTCGGGGTACAGGTCGTCGCGGAAGGTCTTGCCCTTCGCGTCGAAGACGCAGGCGCTATAATCGAATTCAACTTCCTTCTCCAGCCGCCTGAGCATGTTGACCATGCCATAGACAGCCCCCACCGGGCGGCCATCCGGGGATCGCAAATCGGGCATCGCGTGAAAGGCGCGGTACAAGTAAGAAGAGCCGTCAATTAATAACAATGTTTTCATAAAGAGGCAGAAGTATGAGCTTGTCCGATAAATTGCCGCAAACCAGCGACCGCCACGCCATGATGCAGCGTTTCCGCTCGCGCGAAGCCTGGCATGTGATGAAGATACTGTCGGAGTTTGTCGAGTCGGCCGAGGAACTGCAAGGCATCACTCCGGCGGTGAGCATATTCGGCAGCGCGCGCACGCCGCGCGACCACAAATATTACAAATTGACCGAGGAGGTGGCGCGCCGGCTGTCCGACTCCGGCTTCTCGGTGATATCCGGCGGCGGCCCCGGCATCATGGAAGCCGCCAATAAAGGCGCATTCTACGGCAGAAGCCCGTCGGTCGCGCTCAACATCGTATTGCCGCACGAACAAAAACCCAACGACTACCAGGACCTGTCGGTCAAGTTCAACCACTTTTTCAGCCGCAAGGTCATGTTCGTCAAGCACGCCATCGCCTATGTGGTGATGCCGGGCGGCTTTGGCACCCTGGACGAGATGTTCGAGGCCTTAACGCTGATACAGACCGGCAAAAGCCGCAATATTCCCATCATTCTGTGCTGCCATGAATTCTGGGCCGGCCTGCTGGACTGGGTCAAAGACAGGCTGGTCAGCGAGGGCATGATCAACCCCGACGATCTGAACCTGATCCAGTTGATAGACGATCCTCAACAGATCGTCGACACCATTTTCAAGCACTACGAAACCCGCGGCTTCGACGCGCTGCCGGAAGAGCGCGAACAACTGCTCAATCTATAATCGTTACATTCCAATACAAGGAAACTCCATGCGCCGCCTCATCGCCCTGCTTGCCGTCCTGCCGCTGCTGCCGGCCTTCGCCGCCGAAGCTCCCTCGCCAGCCGCCAAAGCCGTGGTGCCGCCGCCGCCGGTCATCACCCAGGACAACGCCGCCGAGCCGGAGCCGGAAGTCCGCCTGATCCAGAAGGGCGACGAGAAAATCGAAGAGTATCGGCTGAACGGCCATCTCTACATGGTCAAGGTCACGCCGTCTCATGGCGTGCCGTATTATCTGGTAGACGACAACGGCTCAGGCACGATGCGCCAGGTGGACCCGGCCACCCGCATCGTGATCCCGCGCTGGGTGCTGGTGCGGTTCTAACGGAGGCGGCATGTCGGTTTACACAACAGTCAGCCGCGATAGCCTGCAGCAATGGCTGCAGGGCTATGCGCTGGGACAATTGGTTGATTTCCAGGGCATCGCAGCCGGCATCACCAATACCAACTACTTCGTCACCACCACGCAAGGCCGCTACGTGTTGACGCTGTTCGAAACCCTGCAACTGGAAGAACTGCCTTATTTCCTGTCGCTGATGAGCCACCTGGACAAGCATGGCGTGGCCTGCCCGGCGCCCATCGCCGACAACGCCGACCGCTTCGCCTCCCTGCTGGCCGGCAAACCGGCCTGCCTGGTCAGCTGCTTGGCAGGCCGTGACGTAAACCACCCCAACGCCACGCAATGCCGCGCGGTGGGCAAAATGCTGGCGCAGCTGCACAAGGCCGGCGCCACGTTTCCGCAAAAAATGCGCAACCCGCGCGGCCCGCGCTGGTGGAGCCGCACCGCCCAGCTGCTGTATCCGCAATTGCCTAGCGACAGCGCCGAAGCGCTGCGCGAGGAAATCCAGTTCCAGGACAGCCACCGTTTCGATCATCTGCCCAGCGGCGTCATCCACGCCGACCTGTTCCGCGACAATGTGCTGTTGGATGGAAACAACATCAGCGGCTTCATCGACTTCTATTACGCCTGCAACGACATTCTGCTCTACGACGTGGCCATCGCGGTCAACGACTGGGCGCGCCGCGAAGACGGCGAGCTAGACGATGAATTGGCCCGCGCCTTCCTGAACGGTTACCAGTCGGAGCGGCCTCTGACCGAGGCAGAGCGCGCCTGCTGGCCGGTCATGCTGCGCGGGGCGGCGCTGCGGTTTTGGGTGTCCCGATTGCAAGACCTGTACCAGCCGGTCAGCGGCGAACTGACCTATACCAAAGACCCGGAAGCGTTCCGCCGCTTGCTAGCCGCGCACCGGAACCGAACCACATTCTGGCTGGACTGAAAGAAGCAAGGCATCGCCCCAAAAATTTTTCACGCTGCTGTCATCGCCTGGCGCTTGAATATCTTGCGTTGTGGCTTATCATACGAGAGAAGTGCGAGCTGTATGCCATTTTTGACACCCAAATTTCTGGAAGGAAACAACATGCTGAAGAAGATCCTGGTATTGGCCCTCGCCGCCTCCCTCGCCTCCCCGGCTTTCGCCGCCGGTGAAGAAACCGGCGGCGCTACTGGCGGTACCACCGGTGCTGGTGGTGCTGGTACAGGTGCTGGTGCTGGTACAGGTGCTGGTGCTGGTGCTGGTGCTGGTGCTGGTGCTGGTGCTGGTGCGGCTGGTGCTGGTGCAGCTGGCGTTGGCGCAGCTGGCGCGGGCGTGGCGGGTGCCGGCATTGCAGGCGTCGCCGGCATCGGCATCGGCACCGTGGCTGCCATCGGTGCCACCGTGGCTGCCGCCGTTGCTGTGTCCAGCAACAGCAACTCCTCGTCCAGCCACACCGCTGCGACTCACCACTAAGATCGCTAGCCACGCGCACTTGCGTGACGCGGTTCAAGCAAGCCAAACAGGCGCAGTCTGCCTGTTTGGCTTTCACTTTGATGACATCGTAGTCTGTTATATTTCGCCGTGCCTATTTGGCAAAGGGAGCGTGCCTCGGCAAAGCGGGAGAAACGCTTTGGCAAGGCCCAAACCCAAAGACATAAAACCATGCCGACAGACGGAAGCGCGGCAGTCGTTTTATCCCTGTTTCCCCAGATTCCATACGCTGTACAACTGTCGCGCGCCCTTGCCAGCGTACTTGTCACATCCGGGCAAGAATTAAGGGATAATCCTGGCATCATAGAAACAAGCTCATCCTGCCTTTTTCAGAGCAGGCGCGCGGAAGCACACCACAACTGATAACAAACGGGTTGTATCGATGCAGAAGAAGTCCAGAAGCCATCTGCTTACAGGGGCGTTGCAAAAAGGGGTTCCATTGCTGTTTGCCTGCGGCGCGCTCGCCCAGCCCTCACTGAATGGGCAAATCGGCTACATCAACATGCCGTCCGCCCGCGTTGGAGAAGATGGCACGCTCAGCCTGGGCTATGGCTATGACAAACCGTATGGCATTCTCTGGACCTCGACCACCATACTGCCCTGGCTGGAAGTCTCCGGCCGCTATGTCTCCATTTCCGGCGTTCCCGGCTTCACGGATCAGCAATACGGCGGGGGCTATGGCCGCTATAAAGACAAGGCCATCGATACCAAATTCCGGCTGTGGGAAGAGTCGCGCTGGGTGCCGGAAGTCTCGCTGAGCTTCACCGACATCCAGGGCACCCGGCTGTGGAAAGGCACCAACCTGATGGCCAGCAAGCAGCTGCTGCCCGGCTTGGAAACCACCATAGGCTACGGCTCCGGCCGCATCCAGGGCATGTTCGGCGGCCTGCGCTACACGCCCAGCTTTCTGCCTAACTGGTCGCTGGTGGCGGAATACGACGCCAATAATTACAGCAAGGATCCCGCACCATTTGTTGGGCACACCTTCGCGACGGACGAGCGTAAAAAAGGCCCAGCGATAGGCATCGAATACAAATGGGGCTGGCTGGGCCTGCAAGTGGCTCGCCAGCGGACGCACTCCAGCATCAATGCCCATATCGACATTCCCTTGAACGTCAAGGAGTTCGTGCCCAAAATTCAAGAGCCGGCCTATTTCAGCGGCGGCCCCGATCTGCCGACACGCCCGACGCTGGCGCAATGGCAAGAGAGCCCGGATCATGCGCGCCAACTGGCCACCGCGCTGAGCAATCAAGACTTCAAAAACATACGCATCGGCATGCAGCGCGATACGCTGGTCATCGAGCTGAGCAATAGCCGCATCTCCAATGTGGGGCGCGCCGTAGGCCGCGCCGTGCGCACGGCCTTGTATTTCGCCCCGCTTGAGACGCGCGAGATCAAAGTGGTGTACACCGAGCTGGAACAGCCCGTCGCCACTTACAGCTTCTACGATCTGCCCACCCTCAACGACTATTTGCTGGGCAAGGTCAACCGCGAGCGCTTCCTGCAAACTGTCAATATCAAGCCCGGCCGCGATGAAGAAGCCCAGCCGCTGGATAGCCGCACCCTGGCGCAATCGCTGCGCGAGGGCATAGACATCAACGTGATGAACAACCGGGACGCCGACCCCATCCAGGTGACCAGCGACGACTCAGAAGACAACCGCTTCCACCTGGCGCCCAAGATGGGGGTCTATTTCAACGACCCCAGCGGGGCCTTCCATTATGACATCATGGCCGAGGCCACCTATAAGCGCCGCCTCGGCAAAGGCTTGTATCTGGATAGCGCGCTGAGCGCTGACCTGTACAACACCATTACCGCGGTCAAACAGCCGTCCAACAGCCTGCTGCCGCATGTTCGCTCAGACATCGCCGACTACAAGCGCGTCAAGTCGCCCAAGCTGAATCGCCTCTTGGTCAATCAATACCTGACCCTGTCGCCCGAAGTCTATGCGCGCGCCTCTGCGGGCATCTACGAAGAAATGTTCCGCGGTGCCGGCGGCCAGATCCTGTACTACCCCGGCTTCAACAAAAACTGGGCCGTGGACTTGTCCGTCGATGCCTTGCAACAACGCGATGTCAACGGCTGGTTCGGCAAGCGCGACTATCAAACCATCACAGCCATCACCTCTCTGCACTACCAGCTGCCCATGGGCATCACCGCCACCGCTCGCGTTGGGCGCTTCCTGGCCAAGGATGATGGCGTGCGCATCGAATTCTCCCGCCGCTTCCGCTCCGGCGTCGAAGCCGGCTTCTGGTATACCAAGACCAACGGCAACGACATCACCTCGCCCGGCGCACCATCCAAGCCGTACAACGACAAAGGCATGTTCTTCTCCATCCCGCTCAACAGTCTGCTGACCTTCGACACCCGCAATGTCGGCAACTTCTCGCTTGCGCCATGGACGCGCGACGTTGGCCAGATGGTGATGACGCCGGGCGACCTCTACGACATCCTGCGCGACCCCAAACGCGACATCAATGCCTACGATGGCCTCGGCGACTTCGCCGAGCGCGCCGATGAACAAAACCTGCCCCAGGTCACGCCGCCCATGCCCAGCTACCAGCCCTGGCCGATGATCCGCATGCGCTTGGAGGACTCAGGCAATCGCTGGCTGGACATGAATGACAAGGCGGCCGGCCTCGGTCTGGCCACGTTGACGGTGGCGGCCGCCGCCGCGCTGGACAAGCCGGCAGACCGGCTGTTCAAGAATCACCAACAAAACAATCTGGTCAAGGCTTGGGGCAAGGTGGGCAAAAACCTGCCCCTCGCCACCGCCGCGCTGTCCGGCGCCGCGTTTGCGCTCGGCGATGACCGTCTCAGCAATACCGGGCTGATCGCGCTCGAATCCGCAGCCGTGGCCGTCGCGGGCAACGAGGCGCTGAAATTCGCCGTCAACCGCGCCCGCCCTGGCGACGACAATGCGCCGTGGCGCAGCCAGCCCAGCGGCGCCTCGCGCTGGCAGAGCAGCTTCGGCTCCAATCACTCTACCGTGCTCTTCGCCACCCTCACGCCCTTCGCCAA harbors:
- a CDS encoding prepilin-type N-terminal cleavage/methylation domain-containing protein; translation: MLAPERGFSLLETMVALAIWLVALLALAGVQARALQDAREAALRSHIDAAVENLAQAIQARPESHWVHYLETAYDDHAASPDCPLQCDPARQAEADLSRFKQALRNRSSMAEQARGVVCRGDVKTLPTQAKPGCGAAGPVSIRVVWRSRHGRSWQEHADVWLLRP
- a CDS encoding LOG family protein encodes the protein MSLSDKLPQTSDRHAMMQRFRSREAWHVMKILSEFVESAEELQGITPAVSIFGSARTPRDHKYYKLTEEVARRLSDSGFSVISGGGPGIMEAANKGAFYGRSPSVALNIVLPHEQKPNDYQDLSVKFNHFFSRKVMFVKHAIAYVVMPGGFGTLDEMFEALTLIQTGKSRNIPIILCCHEFWAGLLDWVKDRLVSEGMINPDDLNLIQLIDDPQQIVDTIFKHYETRGFDALPEEREQLLNL
- a CDS encoding PilW family protein, whose amino-acid sequence is MSGSCVPSRQRGSLLLGMLLATALGALVTAWALSSLAQADQSARSAARMLERRQQAAWALRLLARDVARHRRFGCVSQLWTAQDFADGHWTLSLPGRHLAHGQLALDAQHKLSSMALLPEAQAGAAAWPQSVLSSCAGMVALTAASAQWLGGSGSPSLQLTPPLLVQATDQAEGLHAPSLQLWLPLERHYQLSGGRLRVWERLGGLSAGEPRVLLDGVAGIKLLLQVRAGCADGDGWRWLAPSALTAETAKRVGGARLELAWRPRADQATAEVLSREQALTPLGCGGET
- a CDS encoding DUF2782 domain-containing protein translates to MRRLIALLAVLPLLPAFAAEAPSPAAKAVVPPPPVITQDNAAEPEPEVRLIQKGDEKIEEYRLNGHLYMVKVTPSHGVPYYLVDDNGSGTMRQVDPATRIVIPRWVLVRF
- the polA gene encoding DNA polymerase I; amino-acid sequence: MKTLLLIDGSSYLYRAFHAMPDLRSPDGRPVGAVYGMVNMLRRLEKEVEFDYSACVFDAKGKTFRDDLYPEYKANRPSMPEELASQITAVHEVVQASGWPMLVVPGVEADDVIGTLARAAAAAGMKVIVSTGDKDMAQLVTPDITLVNTMTNELLDEAGVKEKFGVPPALIIDYLTLIGDKVDNVPGVDKCGPKTAVKWLEQYGSLDAIVAQADSVGGKVGENLRAALDWLPMGKRLITIDCAVDLTTDLPHGLPGLQHGQKDKPRLAELFLDLGFRTFYREVTEGSEMPAIAQRQEDTPAAQNDLFGGADEPATVAPSGAANIERHYETILNEAQLDAWLEKLAAAKVVSFDTETTSLDPMQARIVGVSFSVEAGHAAYLPLAHHYAGAPEQLPLDAALARLKPWLEDADKKKCGQNLKYDSHVLANHGIALRGIVDDSMLASYVLESHQRHNMDDLARRHLGEDTVSYEDICGKGAKQIGFGEVDVDIAANYAAEDADITLRLNQHFANQLSGDLEKVYRDIELPVAEVLFKMERHGVLIDRDKLAAQSHQLGSQMLELEQQAYELAGQPFNLNSPKQLQEILFGKLAIPTKGVKKTPSGGYSTDESVLEQLALDHPLPKRILEYRGLAKLKSTYTDKLPALIYPQTGRVHTTYAQAVAITGRLSSNDPNLQNIPVRTAEGRRVREAFIAPAGWQIVSADYSQIELRIMAHLSGDEGMLQAFASGEDIHRATAAEVFGVDLGAVTSDQRRAAKAINFGLIYGMSAFGLAAQLDIERSAAQQYIDRYFMRYPGVAEYMQTTREKAREQGYVETVFGRRLYLPDIKLSNPARRAGAERAAINAPMQGTAADLIKLAMIAVQNWLEGDSLQSKLIMQVHDELVLEVPQAELDRVKRRLPEIMAGAAELKVPLLAEVGAGDSWEAAH
- a CDS encoding YjbH domain-containing protein — translated: MLFACGALAQPSLNGQIGYINMPSARVGEDGTLSLGYGYDKPYGILWTSTTILPWLEVSGRYVSISGVPGFTDQQYGGGYGRYKDKAIDTKFRLWEESRWVPEVSLSFTDIQGTRLWKGTNLMASKQLLPGLETTIGYGSGRIQGMFGGLRYTPSFLPNWSLVAEYDANNYSKDPAPFVGHTFATDERKKGPAIGIEYKWGWLGLQVARQRTHSSINAHIDIPLNVKEFVPKIQEPAYFSGGPDLPTRPTLAQWQESPDHARQLATALSNQDFKNIRIGMQRDTLVIELSNSRISNVGRAVGRAVRTALYFAPLETREIKVVYTELEQPVATYSFYDLPTLNDYLLGKVNRERFLQTVNIKPGRDEEAQPLDSRTLAQSLREGIDINVMNNRDADPIQVTSDDSEDNRFHLAPKMGVYFNDPSGAFHYDIMAEATYKRRLGKGLYLDSALSADLYNTITAVKQPSNSLLPHVRSDIADYKRVKSPKLNRLLVNQYLTLSPEVYARASAGIYEEMFRGAGGQILYYPGFNKNWAVDLSVDALQQRDVNGWFGKRDYQTITAITSLHYQLPMGITATARVGRFLAKDDGVRIEFSRRFRSGVEAGFWYTKTNGNDITSPGAPSKPYNDKGMFFSIPLNSLLTFDTRNVGNFSLAPWTRDVGQMVMTPGDLYDILRDPKRDINAYDGLGDFAERADEQNLPQVTPPMPSYQPWPMIRMRLEDSGNRWLDMNDKAAGLGLATLTVAAAAALDKPADRLFKNHQQNNLVKAWGKVGKNLPLATAALSGAAFALGDDRLSNTGLIALESAAVAVAGNEALKFAVNRARPGDDNAPWRSQPSGASRWQSSFGSNHSTVLFATLTPFAKEYDQPWLYGVAALGAAGRAASRDHWLSDLAVGGALGYATANWLWQSQRNNNRYHLGLDLAPQQVGLQWKINTP
- a CDS encoding type IV pilin protein, producing MKPMRTGGFTLLELMIGLAVAALLLSLAVPGYQQYLQRARLEEAKAALLENSHYMQRWYHENGAYHQNGPLAWPDLPARSTAAFDIGFSSAKPTAENVEQASFIIEARPKPGAGLDEWLLKVDQDGTLRQCRQEGEGEQCQR
- a CDS encoding GspH/FimT family pseudopilin is translated as MGANGQAGITLLELLSTVSIAAILCALAVPTLGRALDRQRLQGHGLLLLGSVQHARGEALRRNQPVYLCAANLKKNLELQGCQASQPGASQRWGEGGLVYADHGADNAAYDGGERLKLAIFDPRVQVWAPVAQLVWLPDGQLQPEAGVAFRLRAGDQCLLVSIAADGRASLGSVDDACA
- the thrB gene encoding homoserine kinase, with the protein product MSVYTTVSRDSLQQWLQGYALGQLVDFQGIAAGITNTNYFVTTTQGRYVLTLFETLQLEELPYFLSLMSHLDKHGVACPAPIADNADRFASLLAGKPACLVSCLAGRDVNHPNATQCRAVGKMLAQLHKAGATFPQKMRNPRGPRWWSRTAQLLYPQLPSDSAEALREEIQFQDSHRFDHLPSGVIHADLFRDNVLLDGNNISGFIDFYYACNDILLYDVAIAVNDWARREDGELDDELARAFLNGYQSERPLTEAERACWPVMLRGAALRFWVSRLQDLYQPVSGELTYTKDPEAFRRLLAAHRNRTTFWLD
- a CDS encoding pilus assembly protein, with translation MRSRSQAGGSLLMIMALLSLLAMLVLSSAQLILSARASTVNAQERSRTEVVAHQALSGAERWIRQWDGLSDMASLADEPAKLYGHGAPFAPNCHGSHGKGMCEPTMPPEKQAHGGVPLLHPCGNSREYPLEPSLPQWQCPQGVRSGRLVWANPRFVVELIDPRFGAAAGAPARLYRVTVRAWGRSRYSVVTLQSWYRVDGAGLGHRLGWTEKGR